One Fundulus heteroclitus isolate FHET01 chromosome 11, MU-UCD_Fhet_4.1, whole genome shotgun sequence DNA segment encodes these proteins:
- the LOC105920572 gene encoding RING finger protein 145, translated as MAVKDRVEAVLNVGLRVPSIMLLDVLYRWDVSSFFQKIQRSSLSNNPLFQYKYLALYLHYVGYILSLVLLTLPRQHLVKLYLYVLTALLLFAGHQVSRDYVRSELDSGHEGPVYLEPLSMNRFTTALIGQLVVCTLCSCVMQTKRIWLFSAHLLPLVARLCLVPLETIVFINRFSMIFTGLEVIYFLATNLLVPYNLAKTAYRELAQVVEVYGLLALGMSLWNQLVLPVLFMCFWLVLFALQIYTYFSTRDQPTSRERLLFLFLTSIAECCSTPYSLLGLVFTVSFIALGVLTLCKFYLQGYRAFVHDNAMHRGMTEGITLLILAVQTGLIELQVIHRAFLLSIILFIVVASILQSMLEIADPIVLALGASRDKSLWKHFRAVSLCLFLLIFPAYMSYMICQFFHMDFWLLIIISSSILTSLQVLGTLLIYVLFMVEEFRKAPVENMDEVIYCVNGTYRLLEFLVAVCVVCYGISETVFGEWSVMGSTIILVHSYYNVWLRAQLGWQSFLLRRDAVNKIKSLPTATDAQLEQYNDICAICFQDMNSAVITPCSHFFHAGCLKKWLYVQETCPLCHAQLKSQSPASGVPNQDIPAADPSPAGQEGAAADDQEEDSASDDVKEGHDGSAALAEETPSSSGTPSAPVHLVTPLSSSSSSSSSCSSTSPVADSTEKQPLTDHPSTSPCSTSDAPDISADPRLHPHMVAPSILPQSSSSSSSPQVPTPVEVTPADLQEIH; from the exons ATGGCGGTGAAGGACCGCGTAGAAGCGGTGCTCAACGTGGGCCTGCGCGTTCCCAGCATCATGCTGCTCGACGTCCTGTATCGCTGGGACGTCAGCTCCTTCTTCCAGAAGATCCAGCGCTCCAGCCTCTCCAACAACCCTCTGTTTCAGTACAAATATCTGGCTCTCTACCTGCACTACGTAG GTTACATCCTGAGCCTGGTGCTGCTGACGCTGCCTCGTCAGCACCTGGTGAAGCTCTACCTGTACGTTCTGACGGCCCTGCTGCTCTTTGCTGGTCACCAAGTCTCCAG GGATTATGTTCGCAGCGAACTGGATTCAGGCCACGAAGGACCTGTCTACCTGGAACCACTTTCCATGAACAGATTCACCACTGCACTCATAG GTCAGCTTGTGGTGTGCACTCTCTGCTCCTGCGTGATGCAAACCAAGAGGATCTGGCTTTTCTCGGCGCACCTCCTCCCACTGGTGGCCAGGCTGTGTCTGGTGCCCCTCGAGACCATCGTCTTCATCAATAGGTTTTCAATGATCTTCACAGGCCTGGAGGTCATTTACTTCCTGGCTACTAACTTACTGGTGCCATATAACCTGGCCAAGACCGCCTACAGGGAGCTCGCTCAG GTGGTAGAGGTGTATGGGTTGCTTGCTTTAGGCATGTCCCTGTGGAACCAGCTGGTTCTTCCAGTGCTCTTTATGTGTTTCTGGCTGGTGCTGTTCGCTCTTCAGATCTACACCTACTTTAGCACCAGAGACCAGCCTACCTCCAGGGAGAGgctccttttcctctttcttacaaG TATCGCGGAGTGTTGTAGTACACCGTACTCTCTGCTGGGTCTGGTTTTCACCGTCTCCTTCATCGCACTGGGAGTTCTCACACTCTGCAAGTTCTACCTGCAGGGCTACAGAGCCTTCGTCCACGACAACGCCATGCACAG AGGAATGACTGAAGGCATCACGCTGCTTATCCTTGCTGTGCAAACCGGTTTGATAGAGCTGCAGGTCATCCATCGAGCCTTCCTCCTCTCAATCATCCTCTTCATTGTAGTTGCTTCCATTCTGCAATCCATGCTGGAGATCGCTGACCCCATCGTTTTGGCTCTGGGAGCCTCCAGAGATAA GAGTTTGTGGAAGCACTTCCGCGCCGTGTCTCTTTGCCTCTTCCTGCTGATCTTTCCCGCTTACATGTCCTATATGATCTGTCAGTTCTTCCATATGGACTTCTGGCTTCTCATCATCATCTCTTCATCTATCCTCACCTCACTTCAG GTTCTCGGTACTCTGCTCATCTACGTTCTCTTCATGGTGGAGGAGTTTCGTAAAGCTCCAGTGGAGAACATGGACGAGGTTATTTACTGTGTTAACGGGACCTACAGGCTGCTGGAGTTTCTG GTGGCAGTGTGTGTTGTGTGCTATGGCATATCAGAGACTGTATTTGGCGAGTGGAGTGTGATGGGCAGCACCATTATTCTGGTCCACTCCTACTACAACGTTTGGCTCAGAGCCCAGCTGGGCTGGCAGAGCTTCCTGCTCAGGAGAGACGCCGTAAACAAGATCAAAAGCCTCCCAACCGCGACCGACGCGCAGCTGGAGCAGTATAATGACATCTGTGCTATCTGCTTCCAG GACATGAACAGTGCAGTGATCACTCCCTGCAGCCATTTCTTCCACGCTGGCTGCCTGAAGAAATGGCTGTACGTGCAGGAGACGTGTCCCCTTTGTCACGCCCAACTCAAGAGCCAATCACCAGCCAGCGGAGTTCCCAACCAAGACATCCCCGCAGCCGACCCGAGCCCTGCTGGACAGGAAGGAGCCGCTGCCGACGATCAGGAGGAGGACTCCGCTTCTGACGACGTAAAAGAGGGACATGATGGAAGCGCCGCGTTGGCTGAAGAAACCCCCTCGTCTTCTGGCACGCCCTCTGCTCCTGTGCACCTCGTCACGCCtctgtcatcatcatcatcatcatcctcatcttGTTCCTCCACCTCACCTGTGGCTGATTCCACGGAGAAGCAGCCGCTAACAGATCATCCATCCACATCCCCCTGCTCTACCTCTGACGCGCCTGACATTTCCGCCGATCCCCGATTGCACCCCCACATGGTCGCCCCCTCCATCCTTCCCCAgtcgtcctcctcttcctcctccccacAGGTACCGACTCCTGTAGAGGTGACCCCCGCCGACCTGCAGGAGATCCACTGA